The genomic region tgaacctgacgatgaccgaagaacgtcgaaacgttgttcgctcctctacgtaaaagattttctcaaaccaaacaagccgtttttacataaatatttttctctacaagagggttttctcgacatcactgattaatttaACACTTCACTAACAGCCATGAAAGTATATCTAGAAAAGCATTGAAGTTACTCTATAAAGACGTTTACAATgtaccaaatatatattttatgaatacacaTGGTGAACTAGTAAACCCATCATTTAACAGCAGGAAGTATTTTCAATATACGGCTAAACGTGATCGTATGTATATAGGTGAAGAACAAGTTTGACAGCTTTACGAAAAGGGACAACATTGACCTGGATTGTCGTGGATttctatattgtttttgtttctttttcgaTATCGACAGGAGTGTCCCTTTGTAGTGCATTTATCATTTAAGTGGAAGGTATAACAACATTAACATTAGCCTGGTGAAACCATTAGCATCAACCggacacaaataaatataattagataATCATCTGAATGATTATTAGTATAGGTTAGAGCAATATAATGAGACACCTTGGGTCTAAGTAAAAGAAAACTAAGTTGATAAGGCCTAGTAGAAACGAAAGACGTTTGTATATAAGAGGAGGGAAGCACAGAATAAGATTCGTAAGAGAAAGACTTATTATATTAGAAGCTTTCGTAAACAATCGAAGAAGGATATCCAAAGATATAAATGTCGATGGAAAAGAAGTAATTACACCAATTCAACTTTATGGCTCAACATCTGACTGTTATGATGAGATAGAAAATTTCCATGACGATGTTAAAAACGTACTAAGAGAAAAGAAGGCAAAACGCCAAGTATTTACGGGTAAGTTCAGTGTTAAAATATGGAGTAAAGAAGACACCGAACAGTTTCAAAGTGTAGAGAAATACAGCACATGTCAAAGAAAGAAAAGGGAGAAAGATTTCCTGAGTTTGCAGAAAAAGAACAGTTATCAATAggaaatatattgtttaagaaataaaaatagaaatattgggCTTAAGAAAGTCCAAGtggataaataaaacataaataaactttatatcggtgaataaaaaaagagaaattatgGAATATTGTGAATCCTTAACCAAGACAAACGTAGAGAGCAACCACAGAATGATGAGaacaaaattaagataaataaaagatTAGCGAGACTTAAAATACGCATCAGAAGAAATCTCTCAAGATCAATGTTAGTCATCTGAATGAAAGTGAAAGAGATTTTGAGTTAAATGTGAGAAACAGATGTGGAATGTTAGAGGAATgccaagatctatacataacattgTTGGAAAACGAAATGAAGTTTTTAaccaaatgaaaagaaaaaaataatcgaTTTTAAGAACAAACTTAAGAAAAGATGAGGAACATGAGCTCAAAGAGAAAACGGTTGGCAGGAGAaagtaattaagtaaaatatagagGAAGAACATACAAGAGAAATGTGAATATGTTGAGTTAAGAAAGATATTAAGgaaataaagaaggaaaaaaacaaggaaaagaaagaaagaaaatatctttaaagcTCGTAGAGGACCTAAGAGTATTACTAGAGTGGTTTTGAACAGAAGGAAGAAGAAATCACCACAAATGATAGAACAGAAACAGTTGAAGTATGTGcagaattttacaaataattattacttcaataataaagataaaataggAACTGAGATACATAGTGATAACAACAACGCAGATAACACAGAAGTACCTAAAATTTTAGTCTCAAAATTGGAGAATGCATTGACTGACATGAAGATTAGGAAAGCTTCAACAAACGATACAATCACCAGAGGTGTTTTGAATAGTCACTGAAAGGAGTGATTCAAAGATTGATAGCTCATTTTCATGCTGTGATAAACGTTGTTCGTAGAAATGGACATGACTGTTTGGTAGAGCTCTCGATTTCGAAGTTCCAAAGGAAGTACAACAATGTAATGATACCTTCATTACTATAACAGAACAAAGTAGATTACTTTGTTATATCTTTGGTTCTCAAATTTTACAAAGCATAAGAATAACAAAGTAGCTTGGAAGCATCAGAAACATCGGATATGATAGAAGGAGACTAACAACAATGTTTCTTAATAATTGAAAACTTTCTGTTAAGTTAAGTAGAAATGCATATAAAGACtgggaataaaataatattttaatactcgAAACTCCTCTACTTGTTATACCTTACCCACAAGTCCATGCTGTGTATCCCATCTCTTTTTCTGCAACAACATTCAGAGTAAGCATTATGTAAACACTTCATAAATGATTGTCTGTTGACATGTTATTTCTCTAGGTGAAGTAGAAATACAATTACTTTCTTGCACACTTTGTTAGCCTTGGTATTAACAAGAGAACCtttattacttaattttacaatgtcactttgtaaagatttaATAGAGTGTAGATTGTGAATTTATCTCTTGAACCACGCAGCTGATGTCATGGTAATAAGTACtctcaattttgttttgtatcatAGTACTCAGTTTGTTCAATtgcaagtttttttatttttggtagttttcaGTGTGAACTTCAATTGTGTTTTTGTTgagctttaaatttaaaaaaatgaattagattatatatttctcttttttatctttagaaagGTATGctttaagtatatattttgtatttaagacGAATGTTTGTGGTTGATCTTGAAGACTTGATTGTGTCTCTTCAGTACTTAAACGATGAAATTGACTCTTTACTAATAAATACGCaagattttgttattatttggtaACTAAGAACTCTATTTGTCTTGTTAAAGTTACTATTAAACTACTTTACAGTATATCTTTGGTGTATCTCATCTCTCTTTCTGCAACCACATTTATAGTAAGCATTCTGTAAACACTTCATAAATGGTGTGCGTTGACATATTAACTCTACAGGTAGCGTAGAAATAGAACGAATTTTTTGCACATTTTGTTAACCTTGGTGTCAACaagagaacttttattttttaggttttacacGGTCAGTTTCTGTACATTTAATAGTGTGTGGATTCGGGATTTATCTCTTGAACCACGCAGCTGAAGTCATGGTAAGTAATTTTCTCTCTCTTGTGTTTGTATAACAGCTGGACTGTGCGTGTGATTACAATTCGTTTTATATTTTGTGCAGATCAATGTTTTCCTTCAATACGGTTTTTGTTCAACtttaaatagaaagtttaatTTCATTAGATATTTCTTACTCATCTAAAGCAAAGATGCTTTAAgtgtatgttttgtatttaagacCAATGTTTGTGATTGATTTTATAGACTTGGTTGTGTCTCTTCTTTACTTAAACGAAGAAATTGACTCTTCACTAATAAATAcgcaatatttttgttattatttgattACTAAGAACtcgttaaatatttaaagtaatgcGAGACCCCCACATTTACCTGTAGGGTGAAAAACAACGTTGAATTCTCAACTTCTCAATTTTCTCTCTTTTCTCACACAAATTATATACCTGGTAATTGTTTCCCTGTTTTTGACTCGCTGAGATTCCTTGACACACGCCAAacgttatgtaaatatttaatgtttcgtTTGACAGTGTGTAGTATATTATAAGTGAATAGAAAGGAGTAACATACAGAAAAACGTCATTGCAGAGTTGTTTAAGAtgttacatacataaaaaaatatatttgttctagATAAAgctattattaaataactttataatcatAATGTTAGACtactaagaaaattaaaatcactgCATCTGTGTTGAACTATTTAACGTGTTATACCAATGTACAAAGTTTTCAAATATGTGAAATGCggcttttaaaacactttattgcacaataaaaatacaaaatttagaaCTTAGACCCATAACATAGCATCAAGCAATAACTTACTAAAGCATTGTATATAGAGAAGCAAAACAATCTGAAACTGTAAAAAATCTGCATATAAATTTTGTGACAATAAGCATAACAGCAAGATTCAAGTATTTTCAACCGGTTCatttttccagaaaaaaaaaacttatatacatatgtttaggCGTGGGCATAGCCGTAGGCCCAAGGAGCGTGATAGTAAGGAGCATGTACGAGTTTGATGATTTTTTGAACAGGGCAGCCTTCACCTTAACTGCAGGGGCTTCCTGAACTGACACCTGGACATCAGCAGGGTTGGCATTCGCAGCACCCGGTTCATTAGTTTCAATGGATGGCTTGAATCCATCAGCATCAGCTGTAAAAGATACTCGTCGGTAGAGACCGTTTGCATCTGCGTAAGAGTAGCTGCCAGTGACGGCGCCACTTCCATCTCCAGACTCCTGACGGGACTGAGTGTTACCATCGTCGTCCTTGGTGTCGTAGCTGAAGTCAAAAGGTTCAGGCTTTTCCTGATTGTACAGAAAATTTGTATTATAGCTTAAtatcatatttaatgtttgtaaaataaaataacgtcCTTTATTCTTAATGTTTCGTATATTACCCTTCAAATTATTTGAGACAAAGTAGGATTtgcaataagtaaaataataaaacaatccaATGTATTTCATGACCGAgtgataattattttctatacgAAAAACAAATCTCACTGTAAAGAAATTCATTTGTTTCCAAATATCGAAATGAGAATAGACAATGTATTTGATATAAGAAAGATAAACCTGTAAGTTTggtagtttacaaaaataaatatcctTCATTCCGAATATCTTCTATATAACTAtattaaaacttaagttttactTATACTTCCATAgggtaaattatgaaattaaaataacagttttcatCAGGCTCTACACTGAGCTTTATTATCTATTATGAATTCATATGTTACTTCACACTTCCACCATCAAGATGACaataattaaatcaattaatgttatttactgaACACATAAAAATCTCCGTTGTTAACATTCTTTATTAACTAGGTTGGTGAAAGTGCTAGAAACCTTATGGGTAACTGGTCATATTTTCGGATTTTTAAATTGATGTGAGGTTAAACGTTTCTTTCAAGATTCAATTAGTTCCAGAGGACAATTTATGAATCTTTTTTCCTGAACAATTTTtaatctaaattataaaatatataattgacaAACTTACAGCTGCAACAACTGGAGCCTGGATGACCTTAACAGCTGGGGCAGAGTATAAAAGATTACCAGCATAGGCAGCTGTTGCCAACATACACAGAACAAGTACCTGGAATCAAAAGGTAACGACGTATTATAtcgtttctatatttattttccttgaCAAATAAGGATGGTTCGGattgccgtcacaccaaacatggttgccctttccGATTGCTTcagtgttttagtttttatatggtATGATGATCATAAAATAAGTACTTCAAATACGGCTTATCTCAATAATGGAcggtatatttttcaaaaaaagaacTTTTCGTTAATTTAAGAAATAACTAACACATAAATCATTCCTAACCCTTAGGTTTGAAACTGTACACAAATATGTCTGAGAAAAAGTATACCTTCAGCATCGTCTTCTCTGTATGGACTGCGGTTAACGGAAGACTCGGAGAGATGTGCTGACCGTTGCTACACTTAGTAGAGAAAGTTGGTCAGAAAACATCTTTTATACCCAATTTTGGCCTAATTTTGGTGGTTTGGAATCCAGGCTCATATGCTGCAagaattattgataaataaaaataaaggatgaACGAG from Tachypleus tridentatus isolate NWPU-2018 chromosome 1, ASM421037v1, whole genome shotgun sequence harbors:
- the LOC143234317 gene encoding cuticle protein 10.9-like codes for the protein MLKVLVLCMLATAAYAGNLLYSAPAVKVIQAPVVAAEKPEPFDFSYDTKDDDGNTQSRQESGDGSGAVTGSYSYADANGLYRRVSFTADADGFKPSIETNEPGAANANPADVQVSVQEAPAVKVKAALFKKSSNSYMLLTITLLGPTAMPTPKHMYISFFFLEK